The genomic region CCACAGACGGCACGACTGTGTTCGTGGAGGTGAAAACGCGCCGGGGCACGTGCTTCGGCGGCGCTGAATCCGTGACCGCACGCAAGCTAGCGCGCATGCGCAAAGCCGCGGTGCACTGGCTCAGAGATAAACCGTTCAGGCAGGTGCGGTTCGACGTTGTCGAAGTGCTTTTCGACGGTCACGACTGCCACACCCGCCTCTACCAAGGAGTCGACGATGGCTCTTGCTAGTACCTACTCCGCCACGGTCGAAGGCGTGACGGCA from Corynebacterium genitalium ATCC 33030 harbors:
- a CDS encoding YraN family protein; this encodes MTAGITPRDQYMLGALGETEVATRYEQAGYIIVARNYRCRDGEIDIIAMATDGTTVFVEVKTRRGTCFGGAESVTARKLARMRKAAVHWLRDKPFRQVRFDVVEVLFDGHDCHTRLYQGVDDGSC